One window of Arthrobacter oryzae genomic DNA carries:
- a CDS encoding PP2C family protein-serine/threonine phosphatase, translating into MTDEPDVRRALVIEDDDDIRGLLVHILTKQGFQVSAVSSGRAGVELMQRDGAELVTLDLNLPDIDGVEVCRQLRRFSDAYILMITARGEELDRLTGLDTGADDYITKPFSPRELGSRITALFRRPRASAVHEAAAQDELRRAVEVQRSLLPAEGLSTHGFDIAGSFRPSRNVGGDFYDWYPNDGGLQLTLADAMGKGMGAALIAATVRAVMRSVAYRTPLSEAFSSAGRILEADLEQSASFVTLFHARLDAAAGILHYVDAGHGLALHIKPDGSCSRLITGGPPVGAWPDQEWDAHQVSLEPGDWLAVVSDGLLDVYPDVDVLTAVVAGTVSGSPSAQAACDAVLALASGRDVSDDATAVVLKRAL; encoded by the coding sequence ATGACTGATGAGCCGGACGTACGCCGTGCCCTGGTCATTGAGGACGATGACGATATCCGCGGCCTGCTGGTCCACATCCTGACGAAGCAGGGTTTCCAGGTTTCCGCCGTGTCGTCCGGGCGGGCCGGCGTTGAACTGATGCAGCGCGACGGCGCCGAACTGGTGACTCTTGACCTGAACCTGCCGGATATTGACGGCGTTGAGGTCTGCCGCCAGCTGCGCCGCTTTTCCGACGCCTACATCCTGATGATCACTGCCCGCGGCGAGGAACTGGACCGGCTCACCGGGCTCGACACCGGCGCGGATGACTACATCACCAAGCCCTTCAGCCCGCGCGAGCTCGGCTCGCGGATCACTGCCCTGTTCCGCAGGCCCCGAGCCAGTGCCGTCCACGAAGCCGCAGCCCAGGACGAACTGCGCCGCGCCGTCGAAGTCCAGCGAAGCCTGCTCCCGGCCGAGGGCCTGTCCACGCACGGCTTCGACATCGCGGGATCCTTCCGTCCGTCCCGCAATGTCGGCGGCGACTTTTACGACTGGTACCCGAACGACGGCGGGCTGCAGCTGACGCTGGCCGACGCCATGGGCAAGGGCATGGGTGCCGCGCTGATCGCGGCCACCGTCCGCGCCGTCATGCGGTCCGTGGCGTACCGGACGCCGCTGAGCGAGGCATTCAGCTCGGCCGGCCGGATCCTGGAAGCCGACCTCGAACAGTCCGCCTCCTTCGTCACGCTCTTCCACGCCCGCCTCGACGCAGCCGCCGGAATCCTGCACTACGTCGACGCCGGCCACGGCCTGGCGTTGCACATCAAGCCGGACGGAAGCTGCTCACGGCTGATCACCGGCGGACCCCCGGTGGGTGCCTGGCCGGACCAGGAATGGGACGCCCACCAGGTTTCGCTGGAGCCCGGCGATTGGCTGGCGGTAGTCAGCGACGGCCTGCTTGATGTGTACCCCGACGTCGACGTCCTCACGGCCGTGGTGGCCGGCACCGTCTCCGGCAGTCCCAGCGCCCAGGCTGCCTGCGACGCTGTCCTTGCGCTGGCCTCGGGCCGCGACGTCTCCGACGACGCCACTGCTGTTGTGCTGAAGCGCGCGCTGTAG